A single genomic interval of Panthera tigris isolate Pti1 chromosome E3, P.tigris_Pti1_mat1.1, whole genome shotgun sequence harbors:
- the PRRT2 gene encoding proline-rich transmembrane protein 2 isoform X4 — MAASSSEVSEMKVIEEGPQTQGEGPGHSEAETGPLQVPAGVPDEPEALQPGPDDTGAPVDSETKAGLAPETTETLTGAPGTAQARDLSSSPGGESNANPSPKEARQEPAPKPEANKEATADQGSDLGSTAPLEPASESAPQLDTQSDPQPDCQPDSQPTPKSALQPEPPTQEDPAPEVLTESVGEKQENGAVVPLQAGDGEEGPAPQPHSPPSTKTHPANGAPPRVLQQLVEEDRLGRAHSGHPGSPRGSLSRHPSSQLAGSGVEGGEGTQKPRDYIILAILSCFCPMWPVNIVAFAYAVMSRNSLQQGDVDGAQRLGRVAKLLSIVALVGGVLIIIASCVINLGVYK, encoded by the exons ATGGCAGCCAGCAGCTCTGAGGTCTCGGAGATGAAGGTGATAGAAGAGGGTCCCCAAACCCAAGGAGAAGGGCCTGGCCATTCTGAAGCCGAAACTGGCCCTCTCCAGGTCCCAGCTGGGGTCCCAGATGAGCCAGAGGCCCTGCAGCCCGGCCCAGACGACACTGGGGCCCCTGTGGACTCAGAAACCAAAGCTGGACTGGCTCCAGAAACCACAGAGACCCTAACTGGGGCCCCAGGAACAGCCCAGGCCAGAGACCTCAGCTCAAGTCCAGGAGGGGAATCAAATGCCAACCCCAGCCCCAAAGAAGCACGCCAAGAGCCGGCACCCAAACCAGAAGCAAATAAAGAGGCCACTGCAGACCAGGGGTCTGATCTGGGGTCTACAGCCCCACTTGAGCCAGCCTCAGAGTCTGCTCCTCAGCTGGACACCCAGTCAGACCCTCAGCCAGACTGCCAGCCAGATTCCCAGCCCACCCCCAAGTCAGCTCTTCAGCCAGAGCCCCCTACCCAGGAGGACCCCGCCCCTGAGGTCCTGACTGAGAGTGTgggggaaaagcaagaaaatggggCAGTGGTTCCCCTGCAGGCTGGCGATGGGGAAGAGGGCCCAGCCCCTCAGCCTCACTCGCCACCCTCAACAAAAACCCACCCAGCCAATGGGGCTCCTCCCCGCGTGCTGCAGCAGCTGGTTGAGGAGGATCGACTAGGAAGGGCTCACAGTGGGCATCCAGGATCTCCCAGAGGTAGCCTGAGCCGCCACCCCAGCTCCCAGCTGGCAGGgtctggggtggaggggggtgaaGGCACCCAGAAACCTCGGGACTACATCATCCTCGCCATCCTGTCCTGCTTCTGCCCCATGTGGCCTGTCAACATCGTGGCCTTCGCTTATGCTGTCATG TCCCGGAACAGCCTGCAGCAGGGGGACGTGGATGGGGCCCAGCGTCTGGGCCGCGTGGCAAAGCTCTTAAGCATCGTGGCGCTGGTAGGGGGGGTCCTCATCATCATCGCCTCCTGCGTCATCAACTTAGGCG TGTATAAGTGA
- the PRRT2 gene encoding proline-rich transmembrane protein 2 isoform X3, with amino-acid sequence MAASSSEVSEMKVIEEGPQTQGEGPGHSEAETGPLQVPAGVPDEPEALQPGPDDTGAPVDSETKAGLAPETTETLTGAPGTAQARDLSSSPGGESNANPSPKEARQEPAPKPEANKEATADQGSDLGSTAPLEPASESAPQLDTQSDPQPDCQPDSQPTPKSALQPEPPTQEDPAPEVLTESVGEKQENGAVVPLQAGDGEEGPAPQPHSPPSTKTHPANGAPPRVLQQLVEEDRLGRAHSGHPGSPRGSLSRHPSSQLAGSGVEGGEGTQKPRDYIILAILSCFCPMWPVNIVAFAYAVMSRNSLQQGDVDGAQRLGRVAKLLSIVALVGGVLIIIASCVINLGALARAEPSAPSLCACVL; translated from the exons ATGGCAGCCAGCAGCTCTGAGGTCTCGGAGATGAAGGTGATAGAAGAGGGTCCCCAAACCCAAGGAGAAGGGCCTGGCCATTCTGAAGCCGAAACTGGCCCTCTCCAGGTCCCAGCTGGGGTCCCAGATGAGCCAGAGGCCCTGCAGCCCGGCCCAGACGACACTGGGGCCCCTGTGGACTCAGAAACCAAAGCTGGACTGGCTCCAGAAACCACAGAGACCCTAACTGGGGCCCCAGGAACAGCCCAGGCCAGAGACCTCAGCTCAAGTCCAGGAGGGGAATCAAATGCCAACCCCAGCCCCAAAGAAGCACGCCAAGAGCCGGCACCCAAACCAGAAGCAAATAAAGAGGCCACTGCAGACCAGGGGTCTGATCTGGGGTCTACAGCCCCACTTGAGCCAGCCTCAGAGTCTGCTCCTCAGCTGGACACCCAGTCAGACCCTCAGCCAGACTGCCAGCCAGATTCCCAGCCCACCCCCAAGTCAGCTCTTCAGCCAGAGCCCCCTACCCAGGAGGACCCCGCCCCTGAGGTCCTGACTGAGAGTGTgggggaaaagcaagaaaatggggCAGTGGTTCCCCTGCAGGCTGGCGATGGGGAAGAGGGCCCAGCCCCTCAGCCTCACTCGCCACCCTCAACAAAAACCCACCCAGCCAATGGGGCTCCTCCCCGCGTGCTGCAGCAGCTGGTTGAGGAGGATCGACTAGGAAGGGCTCACAGTGGGCATCCAGGATCTCCCAGAGGTAGCCTGAGCCGCCACCCCAGCTCCCAGCTGGCAGGgtctggggtggaggggggtgaaGGCACCCAGAAACCTCGGGACTACATCATCCTCGCCATCCTGTCCTGCTTCTGCCCCATGTGGCCTGTCAACATCGTGGCCTTCGCTTATGCTGTCATG TCCCGGAACAGCCTGCAGCAGGGGGACGTGGATGGGGCCCAGCGTCTGGGCCGCGTGGCAAAGCTCTTAAGCATCGTGGCGCTGGTAGGGGGGGTCCTCATCATCATCGCCTCCTGCGTCATCAACTTAGGCG CTTTGGCTAGAGCGGAGCCTTCCGCGCCATCTCTGTGCGCCTGCGTACTGTGA
- the PRRT2 gene encoding proline-rich transmembrane protein 2 isoform X2: MAASSSEVSEMKVIEEGPQTQGEGPGHSEAETGPLQVPAGVPDEPEALQPGPDDTGAPVDSETKAGLAPETTETLTGAPGTAQARDLSSSPGGESNANPSPKEARQEPAPKPEANKEATADQGSDLGSTAPLEPASESAPQLDTQSDPQPDCQPDSQPTPKSALQPEPPTQEDPAPEVLTESVGEKQENGAVVPLQAGDGEEGPAPQPHSPPSTKTHPANGAPPRVLQQLVEEDRLGRAHSGHPGSPRGSLSRHPSSQLAGSGVEGGEGTQKPRDYIILAILSCFCPMWPVNIVAFAYAVMSRNSLQQGDVDGAQRLGRVAKLLSIVALVGGVLIIIASCVINLGGEWGSGTGWEEWKGWQGQLY; the protein is encoded by the exons ATGGCAGCCAGCAGCTCTGAGGTCTCGGAGATGAAGGTGATAGAAGAGGGTCCCCAAACCCAAGGAGAAGGGCCTGGCCATTCTGAAGCCGAAACTGGCCCTCTCCAGGTCCCAGCTGGGGTCCCAGATGAGCCAGAGGCCCTGCAGCCCGGCCCAGACGACACTGGGGCCCCTGTGGACTCAGAAACCAAAGCTGGACTGGCTCCAGAAACCACAGAGACCCTAACTGGGGCCCCAGGAACAGCCCAGGCCAGAGACCTCAGCTCAAGTCCAGGAGGGGAATCAAATGCCAACCCCAGCCCCAAAGAAGCACGCCAAGAGCCGGCACCCAAACCAGAAGCAAATAAAGAGGCCACTGCAGACCAGGGGTCTGATCTGGGGTCTACAGCCCCACTTGAGCCAGCCTCAGAGTCTGCTCCTCAGCTGGACACCCAGTCAGACCCTCAGCCAGACTGCCAGCCAGATTCCCAGCCCACCCCCAAGTCAGCTCTTCAGCCAGAGCCCCCTACCCAGGAGGACCCCGCCCCTGAGGTCCTGACTGAGAGTGTgggggaaaagcaagaaaatggggCAGTGGTTCCCCTGCAGGCTGGCGATGGGGAAGAGGGCCCAGCCCCTCAGCCTCACTCGCCACCCTCAACAAAAACCCACCCAGCCAATGGGGCTCCTCCCCGCGTGCTGCAGCAGCTGGTTGAGGAGGATCGACTAGGAAGGGCTCACAGTGGGCATCCAGGATCTCCCAGAGGTAGCCTGAGCCGCCACCCCAGCTCCCAGCTGGCAGGgtctggggtggaggggggtgaaGGCACCCAGAAACCTCGGGACTACATCATCCTCGCCATCCTGTCCTGCTTCTGCCCCATGTGGCCTGTCAACATCGTGGCCTTCGCTTATGCTGTCATG TCCCGGAACAGCCTGCAGCAGGGGGACGTGGATGGGGCCCAGCGTCTGGGCCGCGTGGCAAAGCTCTTAAGCATCGTGGCGCTGGTAGGGGGGGTCCTCATCATCATCGCCTCCTGCGTCATCAACTTAGGCGGTGAGTGGGGGTCTGGGACAGGCTGGGAGGAATGGAAGGGTTGGCAAGGGCAGCTTTACTAA
- the PRRT2 gene encoding proline-rich transmembrane protein 2 isoform X1, whose translation MAASSSEVSEMKVIEEGPQTQGEGPGHSEAETGPLQVPAGVPDEPEALQPGPDDTGAPVDSETKAGLAPETTETLTGAPGTAQARDLSSSPGGESNANPSPKEARQEPAPKPEANKEATADQGSDLGSTAPLEPASESAPQLDTQSDPQPDCQPDSQPTPKSALQPEPPTQEDPAPEVLTESVGEKQENGAVVPLQAGDGEEGPAPQPHSPPSTKTHPANGAPPRVLQQLVEEDRLGRAHSGHPGSPRGSLSRHPSSQLAGSGVEGGEGTQKPRDYIILAILSCFCPMWPVNIVAFAYAVMVSPMGPWPRPAVAPSFLPAPGQNPGSSLVFPSPLCMDLTSQLWGFSRPLPRTLPSEPPLPYPVRWEGCQDVFHTTLLTCALLPLPPQPSFLL comes from the coding sequence ATGGCAGCCAGCAGCTCTGAGGTCTCGGAGATGAAGGTGATAGAAGAGGGTCCCCAAACCCAAGGAGAAGGGCCTGGCCATTCTGAAGCCGAAACTGGCCCTCTCCAGGTCCCAGCTGGGGTCCCAGATGAGCCAGAGGCCCTGCAGCCCGGCCCAGACGACACTGGGGCCCCTGTGGACTCAGAAACCAAAGCTGGACTGGCTCCAGAAACCACAGAGACCCTAACTGGGGCCCCAGGAACAGCCCAGGCCAGAGACCTCAGCTCAAGTCCAGGAGGGGAATCAAATGCCAACCCCAGCCCCAAAGAAGCACGCCAAGAGCCGGCACCCAAACCAGAAGCAAATAAAGAGGCCACTGCAGACCAGGGGTCTGATCTGGGGTCTACAGCCCCACTTGAGCCAGCCTCAGAGTCTGCTCCTCAGCTGGACACCCAGTCAGACCCTCAGCCAGACTGCCAGCCAGATTCCCAGCCCACCCCCAAGTCAGCTCTTCAGCCAGAGCCCCCTACCCAGGAGGACCCCGCCCCTGAGGTCCTGACTGAGAGTGTgggggaaaagcaagaaaatggggCAGTGGTTCCCCTGCAGGCTGGCGATGGGGAAGAGGGCCCAGCCCCTCAGCCTCACTCGCCACCCTCAACAAAAACCCACCCAGCCAATGGGGCTCCTCCCCGCGTGCTGCAGCAGCTGGTTGAGGAGGATCGACTAGGAAGGGCTCACAGTGGGCATCCAGGATCTCCCAGAGGTAGCCTGAGCCGCCACCCCAGCTCCCAGCTGGCAGGgtctggggtggaggggggtgaaGGCACCCAGAAACCTCGGGACTACATCATCCTCGCCATCCTGTCCTGCTTCTGCCCCATGTGGCCTGTCAACATCGTGGCCTTCGCTTATGCTGTCATGGTGAGCCCCATGGGACCCTGGCCCAGGCCTGCTGTGGCTCCCAGCTTCCTGCCAGCACCTGGACAGAACCCCGGGAGTAgccttgtcttcccctctcctctctgcatgGATCTCACTTCCCAATTATGGGGATTTTCCCGGCCTCTCCCTAGGACTTTACCGTCTGAGCCACCACTGCCCTACCCCGTCAGGTGGGAGGGATGCCAAGACGTGTTTCACACCACCTTGCTGAcctgtgccctcctccccctgcctccccaaccCTCTTTCCTCCTTTAA
- the PAGR1 gene encoding PAXIP1-associated glutamate-rich protein 1, producing MSLVRGHGDISATTAAPLSEEGEVTSGLQALAVEDTGGPSASANKAEEEGEGGREETEHEGSGAEEVQGEAPSADGEEQTKGESEDWYVPCSDEEVELPADGQAWMPPPSEIQRLYELLAAHGTLELRAEILPRRPPTPEAQSEEERSDEEPEPKEEEEEKPHMPTEFDFDDEPMTPKDSLIDRRRTPGSSARSQKREARLDKVLSDMKRHKKLEEQILRTGRDLFSLDSEDPSPASPPLRSSGSTLFPRQRKY from the exons ATGTCCCTTGTTCGGGGTCATGGCGACATTTCGGCCACCACGGCGGCGCCTCTGTCTGAAGAAGGGGAAGTGACCTCTGGCCTCCAAGCTCTGGCCGTGGAGGATACCGGAGGCCCCTCTGCTTCGGCCAATAAAGCCgaagaagagggggaaggaggccGGGAGGAGACGGAGCATGAGGGGTCCGGGGCTGAGGAGGTGCAGGGAGAAGCCCCCAGTGCTGACGGGGAAGAGCAGACCAAGGGAGAATCCGAAGACTGGTACGTGCCCTGCAGTGATGAGGAGGTGGAGCTGCCCGCGGATGGGCAGGCCTGGATGCCTCCCCCCTCCGAAATCCAGCGGCTCTATGAACTTCTGGCTGCCCACGGTACCCTGGAGCTTCGGGCTGAGATCCTGCCCCGCCGGCCACCGACGCCTGAGGCCCAGAGCGAAGAGGAGAGATCCGATGAGGAGCCTGAGcccaaagaggaggaagaggaaaa ACCACACATGCCTACAGAATTTGACTTTGATGATGAGCCAATGACACCAAAGGACTCCCTGATTGACCGGAGACGCACCCCAG GGAGCTCAGCCCGGAGCCAGAAACGGGAGGCTCGCCTGGACAAGGTCCTCTCAGACATGAAGCGGCACAAGAAGCTGGAGGAACAGATCCTTCGCACTGGCAGGGACCTCTTCAGCCTGGACTCCGAGGACCCCAGCCCCGCCAGCCCCCCACTCCGGTCCTCAGGGAGTACTCTCTTCCCGCGGCAGCGGAAATACTGA